From a single Eleginops maclovinus isolate JMC-PN-2008 ecotype Puerto Natales chromosome 18, JC_Emac_rtc_rv5, whole genome shotgun sequence genomic region:
- the lyrm9 gene encoding LYR motif-containing protein 9, with protein sequence MLPLIGAELTPLQLYRHLLRCCRQLPTVAMQNHYRHSIRQGYNSHADEDDPERIQIIVQRAVADADWILKKYSKKK encoded by the exons ATGCTGCCTTTAATTGGAGCGGAGCTGACACCGCTGCAGCTGTACCGACACCTCCTCAGATGCTGTAGGCAGTTACCCACAGTAGCCATGCAGAACCATTACCGACACTCCATCAGACAG GGTTACAACAGTCACGCCGATGAGGACGACCCAGAGAGGATACAAATAATCGTCCAAAGAGCTGTCGCAGATGCCGACTGGATTCTTAAAAAA TATTCCAAGAAGAAGTGA
- the ift20 gene encoding intraflagellar transport protein 20 homolog gives MAKDPLAEAGFYFDDLNKLRVLEPDVSQKTSELKEECKEFVDKIGQFQKIVGGLIELVDELAKEAETEKMKAIGARNLLKSVAKQREAQQQQLQALIAEKKMQLERYRIEYEALSKVESEQNEFIDQFILQK, from the exons ATGGCTAAAGACCCGTTAGCCGAggcaggcttttattttgacgaTCTCAACAAGCTGCGGGTGCTGGAGCCTGATGTCAGCCAGAAGACCTCAGAGCTCAAGGAAGAGTGTAAAGAGTTTGTGGACA AAATCGGCCAGTTTCAGAAGATAGTAGGAGGTCTAATCGAGCTGGTGGATGAGCTGGCAAAAGAAGCAGAGACGGAAAAGATGAAG GCTATTGGAGCCAGAAACCTGCTGAAGTCAGTGGCAAAGCAAAGAGAAgctcaacagcagcagctgcaggctcTCATAGCCGAGAAGAAGATGCAGCTCGAGCG ataCCGTATCGAGTACGAAGCCCTGTCCAAAGTGGAGTCGGAGCAGAACGAGTTCATCGACCAGTTCATCCTGCAGAAGTGA